From the Desulfovibrio desulfuricans genome, the window TCAGGCGCAAGAATATGCACCCCGGCGGCGGCCAGATTCGGCACCACCTTTACGCCTTCCGGCACGGGTACGTGATCTTCGTACGCGCCCACCGGGGGGCGCAATAGCACGCACCTGCACCCGGCGGCCAGCCCGGCCTGCATATCGCGCACACGGTCGCCAATCCTCCAGGAGCGTGCAAGATCGATCTTTCGATCGGCAGCGGCTT encodes:
- a CDS encoding HAD hydrolase-like protein; the encoded protein is AAADRKIDLARSWRIGDRVRDMQAGLAAGCRCVLLRPPVGAYEDHVPVPEGVKVVPNLAAAGVHILAP